A single window of Bacteroidales bacterium DNA harbors:
- a CDS encoding 4-hydroxy-3-methylbut-2-enyl diphosphate reductase produces the protein MLNKLNLKVEIDDNSGFCFGVINAIEKAEAFLSDNEELYCLGEIVHNEEEIKRLNNQGIITIDKEKLKNLKNSIVLFRAHGEPPDSYRIAKENNIKVIDASCPIILSIQKQIVASYKNNEQIYIYGKKNHPEIAGLIGQIDNNAVVFEKINDLNLKELPEKITLYSQTTMSLSKFYEIVEQIKKNGIEIKVKDTICRQVAGREEKLKRFCENYNVVIFVAGKHSSNGRVLFDVCKNANPNTYFVSSDKEIKKQWFKPDESIGICGATSTPMWLMNKVKEKLLLF, from the coding sequence ATGTTAAACAAATTAAATTTAAAAGTTGAAATAGATGATAATTCGGGCTTTTGCTTTGGCGTGATTAATGCCATTGAAAAAGCCGAGGCATTTTTAAGTGACAATGAAGAACTATATTGTCTCGGGGAAATTGTACATAATGAAGAAGAAATAAAACGGCTCAATAATCAGGGAATAATCACAATTGACAAAGAAAAACTAAAAAACCTTAAAAATTCCATTGTTTTATTCAGGGCGCATGGTGAACCACCCGATAGTTATCGTATTGCAAAAGAAAACAACATTAAAGTAATTGATGCTTCATGCCCGATAATACTAAGTATTCAAAAACAAATTGTAGCTTCATATAAAAACAATGAACAAATTTATATTTATGGCAAGAAAAATCATCCCGAAATAGCAGGATTAATAGGACAAATTGACAACAATGCCGTTGTGTTTGAAAAAATAAATGATTTGAATCTGAAGGAACTTCCTGAAAAAATTACTCTTTACAGCCAGACAACTATGTCGCTTAGTAAGTTTTACGAAATTGTTGAGCAGATTAAAAAAAATGGTATAGAAATAAAAGTTAAAGATACTATATGCAGACAGGTGGCTGGCAGGGAAGAGAAACTGAAAAGGTTTTGTGAAAATTATAATGTTGTGATTTTTGTTGCCGGCAAACATTCTTCTAATGGCAGGGTTTTGTTTGATGTTTGCAAAAATGCTAATCCCAACACATATTTTGTCAGCTCCGATAAAGAAATAAAAAAACAATGGTTTAAACCCGATGAAAGTATTGGTATTTGCGGTGCTACTTCCACGCCAATGTGGCTGATGAATAAAGTTAAAGAAAAATTATTGCTTTTTTAA